In Corylus avellana chromosome ca2, CavTom2PMs-1.0, the following proteins share a genomic window:
- the LOC132168801 gene encoding protein ALTERED PHOSPHATE STARVATION RESPONSE 1, with amino-acid sequence MGCCYSRIEREEIVSRCKARKKYMKQLVKARQAFSASHTMYLRSLRSTGSALLQFANAEADLHLHHHHHHHVQPLPPPQTPPPPPPPPPPMSPSSDTWTSVTASPALPPPPPPPASSSSTWDFWDPFVPPSLSRSVTEEEWEEVSEAAPMVVTASATPQRSVVSGFSKDTTTTTTTTSELAMVVARNGKDLVEIVKELDEYFLKAAEAGCQVSSLLEVSSSSFSSQSSKEGKVYNYGFNLSPSLWTWGLSPKSNGFRKFGEEMLGSGVAGGSFVSDSHCCTVERLFAWEKKLYAEVKAAEAIRMEHEKRVEQLRKLELNRADYVRTEKTKKEVEKLESQMMVASQAIETTSAEIIKLRETELYPQLIGLVKGLMCMWRCMYECHQVQTHIVQQLKYLNTIPSTEPTSEIHRQSTLQLELEVEQWHQSFCNLVKAQRDYIQSLAGWLRLSLFQVSKNPLSRASQESRIYALCEEWHVAVDHIPDRVASEGIKSFLTVIHAIVVQQADEHKQKKRSESAFKELEKKVTELRSLECKYGPYSMQESSGLTSGKDPVAEKRAKVEILRAKAEEEKTKHEKSVSVTRAMTLNNLQMGFPHVFQAIVGFSSVCTEAFESVYNKAKSADEELDVKRILG; translated from the exons ATGGGTTGCTGTTACTCAAGAATAGAGAGGGAAGAGATCGTGTCAAGGTGCAAAGCCAGAAAGAAGTACATGAAGCAATTGGTGAAGGCAAGGCAAGCCTTCTCCGCCTCGCACACCATGTATCTCCGCTCACTGCGTAGCACTGGTTCCGCTCTGCTCCAGTTCGCCAATGCAGAGGCAGacctccacctccaccaccaccaccaccaccacgtGCAGCCACTCCCGCCGCCGCAAACACCACCACCTCCGCCGCCGCCTCCGCCTCCAATGAGCCCCAGCTCCGACACGTGGACGTCCGTAACGGCATCCCCGGCTCTCCCGCCGCCTCCGCCGCCGCCGGCGTCGTCGTCGTCAACGTGGGATTTCTGGGACCCATTTGTGCCGCCGTCGTTGTCGAGGTCGGTGACGGAGGAGGAGTGGGAGGAGGTGTCGGAGGCTGCGCCGATGGTGGTCACGGCGAGCGCCACTCCGCAGCGTTCTGTGGTCAGTGGGTTTTCGAAGGACACgactaccaccaccaccaccacgaGTGAGCTTGCTATGGTGGTGGCCAGAAATGGGAAAGATCTCGTTGAGATTGTGAAGGAGCTTGATGAATACTTTCTCAAGGCTGCTGAGGCTGGTTGCCAGGTCTCGTCGCTCTTGGAAGTCTCAAGCTCTAGCTTTTCTAGTCAGAGTAGTAAAGAAG GAAAAGTTTATAACTACGGGTTTAATTTGAGTCCATCGTTGTGGACATGGGGTTTGAGTCCAAAATCAAACGGTTTTCGGAAGTTTGGAGAGGAAATGCTAGGAAGTGGTGTTGCGGGTGGGAGTTTTGTCAGTGACAGCCACTGTTGCACTGTGGAGAGGCTATTTGCTTGGGAGAAGAAATTGTACGCGGAAGTCAAG GCTGCCGAGGCCATAAGGATGGAGCATGAGAAGAGGGTGGAGCAGCTGCGGAAGCTGGAGCTGAACAGGGCTGACTACGTGAGGACTGAGAAGACAAAGAAAGAGGTTGAAAAGCTGGAATCCCAAATGATGGTTGCTTCCCAGGCCATAGAGACCACCTCTGCTGAGATCATCAAACTACGGGAAACCGAGCTCTACCCACAACTTATTGGGCTTGTCAAAGG ATTGATGTGCATGTGGAGATGCATGTATGAGTGCCACCAAGTCCAAACCCACATAGTTCAGCAGCTAAAATACCTCAACACCATCCCATCAACTGAACCCACATCTGAGATTCACCGGCAATCGACTCTTCAGCTCGAGCTTGAGGTCGAACAATGGCACCAGTCTTTCTGCAACCTAGTCAAGGCCCAAAGGGACTACATCCAGTCCCTCGCGGGTTGGCTTCGGCTTAGCCTCTTCCAGGTCAGCAAAAATCCACTATCCAGAGCTTCTCAGGAATCCAGAATTTACGCACTTTGCGAAGAATGGCACGTTGCAGTTGATCATATTCCAGACAGGGTGGCATCTGAAGGAATTAAGAGCTTCTTAACTGTAATCCATGCGATTGTAGTTCAACAAGCTGACGAGcataagcaaaagaaaaggtCGGAATCTGCATTTAAAGAGCTAGAGAAGAAGGTGACTGAGCTTAGATCACTTGAGTGCAAGTATGGTCCTTATTCCATGCAAGAATCCTCTGGCCTCACAAGTGGCAAGGATCCAGTGGCAGAGAAGCGAGCAAAGGTGGAAATCTTGAGAGCCAAGGCAGAGGAGGAGAAAACTAAGCATGAAAAGTCGGTGAGTGTAACAAGGGCAATGACACTGAATAATCTCCAGATGGGCTTTCCGCATGTGTTTCAGGCGATAGTAGGATTTTCTAGTGTGTGTACAGAAGCATTTGAATCAGTATACAACAAAGCCAAGAGTGCTGATGAGGAGCTTGATGTGAAGAGGATACTGGGTTGA
- the LOC132171709 gene encoding L-ascorbate peroxidase 3-like, translating to MEAPVVDAVYLREIDKTRRDLRALISSKSCAAIMLRLAWHDAGTYDATRKTGGPNGSIRTEKELKHGANAGLEIAVRLCEKVKAKHPKITYADLYQLAGIVAVEVTGGPSIDFVPGRKDSLESDEEGRIPDARQGAQHLRDVFYRMGLSDKDIVALSGGHTLGKAHKERSGFESLPWTTDPLKFDNSYFVELMKKGDSEGLLKLPTDKSLVEDPKFRPYVELYAKDEDAFFTDYAASHKKLSELGFTRPSSGLTGAAKSSKILAQSVVGAVAVAVVILSYFYEIHRKIK from the exons ATGGAGGCACCAGTAGTAGACGCTGTATACTTGAGGGAGATCGACAAGACTCGTCGAGACCTTCGCGCTCTCATCTCCAGCAAGAGCTGCGCTGCTATCATGCTCCGTTTAGC GTGGCATGATGCTGGAACTTACGATGCCACGAGGAAGACTGGAGGTCCTAATGGCTCAATCAGGACTGAGAAGGAGTTGAAACATGGTGCAAATGCTGGTTTGGAAATTGCAGTTAGATTATGTG AAAAAGTGAAGGCTAAACATCCAAAAATTACCTACGCTGACCTATACCAg CTTGCTGGCATTGTTGCAGTCGAGGTCACTGGAGGCCCCTCGATTGACTTTGTTCCGGGCAGAAAGGATTCATTGGAATCAGATGAAGAAGGGCGCATTCCAGATGCCAGACAAG GTGCACAGCATTTAAGGGACGTCTTTTATCGCATGGGTCTATCTGACAAGGACATTGTGGCATTGTCTGGAGGCCACACATTG GGAAAGGCACACAAGGAGAGATCAGGATTCGAAAGTCTACCTTGGACAACTGATCCTTTGAAGTTCGATAACTCATATTTTGT GGAGCTCATGAAAAAAGGAGATTCAGAGGGATTATTGAAACTCCCAACAGACAAGTCATTAGTTGAAGATCCTAAGTTTCGTCCCTATGTTGAGCTATATGCAAAG GATGAGGATGCTTTCTTCACAGATTATGCGGCATCACACAAGAAACTTTCAGAACTAGGCTTCACCCGACCGTCCTCCGGCCTAACGGGAGCTGCTAAGAGCAGTAAAATATTGGCACAAAGTGTTGTGGGAGCAGTTGCTGTAGCTGTGGTTATCTTAAGTTATTTTTACGAAATTCACAGAAAAATCAAGTGA
- the LOC132170433 gene encoding protein POLLENLESS 3-LIKE 2, with amino-acid sequence MLQDMWNAPPGFRPTKSAPSSPAKPLGVSRTRSDSFHVTHKVPVGDSPYVRAKNVQLVDKDPEKAIPLFWAAINAGDRVDSALKDMAIVMKQQNRAEEAIEAIKSLRRRCSDQAQESLDNILLDLYKRCGRLDDQITLLRHKLYLIQQGLAFNGKRTKTARSQGKKFQVSVEQEATRLLGNLGWALMQQNNYIEAEDAYRRALSIAPDNNKMCNLGICLMKQGRIAEAKETLRLVKPAMADGPRGTDSHLKAYERAQQMLKDLESEMMNKGGDRLEQRRLFDAFLGSSSIWQPQPCKDHSSMPTFNHSIEPRDSFADENVNSNIIVDQLRSVKQVAQTANCLNIAAAPFFSSRFMKEPLIMKDRAQNQIPESHKRTRSGNPADSIQMNNMGEMTKLLAESEKSENKSRRLSVSPEETDKLIELLPDNKAFEDAILGIDEAGKPADTGIYQKKIEKRLKAFQDITLSMSTRA; translated from the exons ATGCTGCAAGATATGTGGAACGCTCCCCCTGGTTTCAGACCCACCAAGTCCGCTCCTTCCTCACCAGCCAAGCCGCTTGGGGTTTCAAGAACTCGTTCCGATTCTTTCCACGTCACCCACAAGGTCCCCGTTGGCGACAGTCCTTATGTCAGAGCCAAGAACGTCCAG TTGGTGGATAAGGATCCGGAGAAGGCTATTCCTCTCTTTTGGGCAGCCATTAATGCTGGGGATAGAGTAGACAGCGCCCTGAAAGACATGGCTATTGTGATGAAGCAACAGAATCGGGCTGAAGAAGCTATCGAAGCCATCAAGTCTCTGCGTCGCCGGTGTTCAGATCAAGCCCAAGAGTCCCTTGATAATATTCTTTTGGACCTTTACAAG AGATGTGGGAGATTGGATGACCAAATAACATTGTTGAGGCACAAGTTGTACTTGATTCAACAAGGGCTGGCTTTCAATGGGAAACGCACCAAGACTGCCAGATCCCAAGGAAAGAAATTCCAGGTCTCTGTGGAACAAGAAGCAACTAGGCTGTTG GGGAACTTGGGATGGGCGCTGATGCAACAGAACAACTACATTGAAGCAGAAGATGCTTACCGGAGGGCTCTTTCGATTGCACCTGACAATAACAAGATGTGCAATCTTGGTATCTGCTTGATGAAGCAGGGGAGGATTGCTGAAGCCAAAGAAACATTGCGGCTAGTGAAACCAGCAATGGCAGATGGCCCGAGAGGCACAGATTCCCATCTCAAAGCCTATGAAAGGGCACAGCAGATGCTCAAGGACCTTGAGTCTGAAATGATGAACAAGGGAGGGGACCGGCTCGAACAGCGCAGGCTCTTCGACGCCTTTCTCGGGTCTTCATCGATTTGGCAGCCTCAGCCTTGCAAGGATCATAGTAGCATGCCTACATTCAACCATTCAATCGAACCCCGCGATAGTTTTGCGGATGAGAATGTCAATTCCAACATAATAGTAGACCAGCTGAGAAGTGTCAAACAAGTTGCACAGACTGCCAATTGCTTAAATATTGCTGCAGCTCCATTCTTTTCATCAAGGTTTATGAAAGAGCCGCTGATTATGAAAGACCGAGCCCAGAATCAAATTCCTGAGAGCCATAAGAGAACAAGGTCTGGAAACCCTGCCGATTCAATCCAAATGAACAATATGGGAGAGATGACAAAGTTGCTTGCAGAATCAGAAAAGTCAGAGAATAAGTCGCGAAGGCTATCTGTTTCACCTGAAGAAACAGACAAGTTGATAGAGTTGCTGCCGGACAACAAGGCTTTTGAAGATGCTATTTTGGGCATCGATGAGGCAGGAAAGCCAGCTGACACCGGGATATATCAGAAGAAGATTGAGAAGAGGCTCAAGGCCTTTCAAGATATTACACTCTCGATGAGCACAAGAGCCTGA
- the LOC132171448 gene encoding uncharacterized protein LOC132171448 has translation MQRVSAMKEDYETDEKKQAAADVLFQYSKFVMACIGNQVRPCDLRMHLMKEISGMPTSLKKESSQRAASPDAMGESSSSGTARLDKPDSFRVL, from the exons ATGCAGAGAGTTTCGGCCATGAAAGAAGATTACGAG ACTGATGAGAAGAAGCAAGCTGCTGCTGATGTTTTGtttcaatattcaaaatttGTGATGGCGTGTATTGGAAATCAAGTTCGGCCTTGCGACTTGAGGATGCATTTAATGAAG GAGATTTCCGGAATGCCAACTTCTCTAAAGAAAGAATCATCACAGAGAGCAGCTTCTCCCGATGCAATGGGTGAGTCCTCAAGCTCAGGTACAGCTAGACTTGATAAACCAGACAGTTTCCGGGTACTATAG
- the LOC132170434 gene encoding proteasome subunit alpha type-7: MARYDRAITVFSPDGHLFQVEYALEAVRKGNAAVGVRGTDTIVLGVEKKSTVKLQDSRSVRKIVNLDDHIALACAGLKADARVLVNRARIECQSHRLTVEDPVTVEYITRYIAGLQQKYTQSGGVRPFGLSTLIIGFDPYTNSPSLYQTDPSGTFSAWKANATGRNSNSIREFLEKNYKETSGQETVKLAIRALLEVVESGGKNIEVAVMTKEHGLRQLEEAEIDAVVAEIEAEKAAAEAAKKGPPKET; this comes from the exons atggcgAGGTACGACAGAGCAATAACAGTGTTCTCACCAGATGGTCATCTCTTCCAGGTCGAGTACGCGCTCGAAGCTGTGCGCAAGGGCAACGCCGCCGTCGGCGTCCGCGGCACCGACACCATCGTTCTCGGCGTCGAGAAGAAGTCGACTGTCAAACTCCAAGACTCCAg ATCAGTTAGGAAGATTGTAAACCTGGATGATCACATTGCACTAGCCTGTGCTGGACTCAAGGCGGATGCTCGTGTCCTGGTCAACAGGGCACGGATTGAATGTCAAAGCCATAGGCTTACAGTTGAGGACCCAGTGACTGTTGAGTACATTACTCGTTACATTGCTGGTCTTCAGCAAAAGTACACACAAAGTGGGGGTGTGAGACCATTTGGCCTTTCAACTTTGATTATTGGGTTTGATCCCTATACCAATTCACCATCACTCTATCAGACGGATCCTTCTGGGACATTTTCAGCTTGGAAGGCCAATGCAACTGGAAGAAACTCTAATTCAATTCGCGAGTTTCTGGAGAAAAACTACAAAGAAACTTCTGGGCAAGAAACGGTGAAGCTTGCGATCCGTGCATTGCTTGAG GTTGTTGAGAGTGGGGGAAAGAACATAGAGGTTGCTGTGATGACTAAGGAGCATGGTCTGCGGCAACTTGAGGAAGCTGAAATTGATGCTGTTGTTGCTGAAATTGAAGCGGAGAAAGCAGCTGCTGAGGCTGCGAAGAAGGGCCCTCCAAAGGAAACATGa
- the LOC132171481 gene encoding histidine kinase 1, translated as MAEKIEEIHSRSCECSPTPSTPMGTPLRKVLDRISGFATPWKRGGTAPRCRRIFHRDVEREEFQHASTHCLSSYYSVFVARLAIMVMLAILIGLLTILTWHFTKSYTTRSLNGLAYGLRNELLQRPIVRMWNILNSTSEITTAQLKLSEYVFRRYNNPDTQAEQVELYEAMRDVTWALFASRKALNAITINYRNGFVQAFHRDHRSNNTFYIYSDLVNYSISASRSYDINMLSEHQGWKDQSIHGNVSAIWYQEPLDPVTGEKMGKAKPIPPDDQINIAGLEQVPDGVASWHVAVSKYTDSPLLSAALPVWDPSNKSIVAVVGVTTALYSVGQLMKELVEVHSGHIYLTSQEGYLLATSTNASLVTNSTKGPKLMMAVDSEDHIIQMGARWLQRAYGNNFSQSNEIHAESARLGREQYYIDSFFLKLKRLPLVGVIIIPRKNIMGKVDERAFKTLVILISASLCILFIGCICIFILTNGVSKEMKLRAELISHLDARRRAEASSNYKSQFLANMSHELRTPMAAVIGLLDILICDDCLTNEQYGTVTQIRKCSTALLRLLNNILDLSKVESGKLVLEEAEFDLGRELEGLVDMFSVQCINHNVETVLDLSDDMPKLVRGDSARVVQIFANLISNSLKFTTSGHVILRGWCENSNNSFIDTGKFALDQKKSWPTHKAKLKRQGSHMKKASKKENKMILQFEVDDTGCGIDPSKWESVFESFEQADPSTTRTHGGTGLGLCIVRTLVNKMGGEIKVVKKDGPGTLMRLYLLLSAPVDGIEQYQVDFSKHSLVALLALRGGMGRLIMSQWLHKIGVFTIEASEWNELTQILRELFSARISVRNNGFDAQCSLSEHLKTKLQNIQEMRNPVFVIVVDIGLLDLSTDIWKEQLNFLDNFFGKAKFAWMLNHDTSNAIKMELRSKGHILMVNLPLYKSKMIHILEAVIKERNVELQKKNLNGLRTTKEGDLHECLEIDATHFDIASSDDSDTSEMASSNSVGGGDKRRERTRKPCSSGYQKINNCLVELTCTHSKENYLTERDPCHVRPNSHDVEDEEASLSAEPQGDNAECRERHLGSSRLTLQGNLYSNKAVNEQKSLEGLRILLAEDTPVLQRVATIMLEKMGATVIAVGDGLQAVDALNCMLSAEDCGRGSLFEDRNTRSQAEIRDSPPYDLILMDCQMPKMDGYEATKVIRKSEAGTELHIPIVALTAHAMSSDEAKCLEVGMDAYLTKPIDYKLMVSTILSLTKTTA; from the exons ATGGCAGAAAAGATAGAAGAAATCCATTCCAGAAGCTGTGAATGTTCACCAACTCCAAGCACACCAATGGGTACTCCTCTGAGAAAGGTGTTGGATAGGATATCTGGTTTTGCCACTCCTTGGAAAAGGGGCGGCACAGCTCCACGCTGTCGAAGAATCTTTCACAGGGATGTTGAACGGGAAGAGTTCCAGCATGCTAGTACTCATTGTCTCTCCTCTTACTACAGTGTCTTCGTGGCTCGCCTTGCTATCATG GTCATGCTAGCCATTTTAATTGGGCTGCTAACCATATTGACATGGCATTTTACAAAGAGCTACACAACTAGGTCACTGAATGGATTAGCATATGGCCTTCGTAATGAGCTTCTACAGCGTCCGATTGTACGGATGTGGAACATCTTAAATTCAACTTCTGAGATAACAACAGCCCAGCTTAAGCTGTCAGAGTATGTGTTCAGACGGTACAACAACCCTGATACTCAAGCAGAACAAGTTGAG CTGTATGAAGCAATGAGGGATGTAACATGGGCACTATTTGCGAGTCGTAAAGCTCTCAATGCAATAACTATCAATTACAGAAATGGTTTTGTCCAAGCATTTCATAGAGATCACAGGAGTAACAATACATTCTACATCTACTCTGATCTTGTAAACTATTCAATCAGTGCAAGCAGGTCTTATGATATCAATATGCTGTCAGAACATCAAGGTTGGAAAGATCAATCCATACACGGTAACGTTTCTGCAATTTGGTATCAGGAACCCCTTGATCCCGTCACTGGTGAGAAGATGGGAAAAGCAAAGCCAATCCCACCAGATGATCAAATCAATATTGCAGGCCTTGAACAAGTACCTGATGGTGTAGCATCATGGCATGTGGCAGTAAGCAAATACACAGATTCACCCTTGCTTTCAGCAGCACTGCCAGTCTGGGACCCTTCAAATAAAAGTATAGTAGCTGTTGTGGGTGTTACTACAGCACTTTATAGTGTAGGCCAGCTTATGAAGGAGCTTGTTGAAGTCCACAGTGGGCATATATACTTGACATCCCAAGAGGGTTATTTACTTGCTACTTCCACAAATGCTTCACTTGTGACAAATTCAACAAAGGGACCCAAGCTTATGATGGCTGTTGATTCAGAGGATCATATAATACAAATGGGAGCTCGGTGGTTGCAGAGAGCCTATGGCAACAACTTCTCTCAAAGTAATGAGATTCATGCAGAGAGTGCCAGGCTTGGCCGCGAGCAGTATTACATAGACTCATTTTTCCTAAAACTAAAGAGGCTTCCTTTG GTGGGGGTCATCATCATtccaagaaaaaatataatggGGAAGGTAGATGAGAGAGCTTTCAAAACGCTGGTTATATTGATATCTGCATCTTTATGTATCCTATTCATTGGATGTATCTGCATTTTCATACTGACAAATGGGGTGTCTAAGGAAATGAAACTAAGAGCAGAACTGATAAGCCATCTTGATGCAAGAAGAAGGGCAGAGGCATCCAGCAACTATAAAAGCCAATTTCTAGCAAACATGAG TCATGAACTGAGGACACCTATGGCTGCAGTAATTGGGCTGCTGGACATTCTCATATGTGATGATTGCCTCACAAATGAGCAATATGGGACTGTCACACAGATTAGAAAATGCTCAACAGCTCTACTCCGGCTTCTTAACAATATATTGGATTTGAGCAAG GTTGAATCTGGAAAACTGGTGCTGGAAGAAGCTGAGTTTGACTTGGGGCGAGAACTCGAAGGACTTGTTGATATGTTCTCTGTGCAATGCATTAACCACAATGTGGAAACTGTTCTAGATCTCTCTG ATGATATGCCAAAATTAGTTCGAGGAGACTCTGCCAGAGTTGTTCAAATATTTGCAAATCTAATCAGCAATTCTCTCAAGTTTACAACAT CTGGTCATGTCATCCTCCGAGGATGGTGTGAGAACTCAAATAATTCTTTCATTGATACTGGGAAGTTTGCTCTCGATCAGAAGAAATCATGGCCTACACATAAGGCAAAATTGAAGCGACAGGGAAGCCATATGAAGAAGGCCtccaagaaagaaaacaaaatgatacTTCAGTTTGAAGTTGATGACACTGGCTGTG gAATTGATCCAAGCAAATGGGAGTCTGTATTTGAAAGCTTTGAGCAAGCTGACCCCTCCACAACACGAAC GCATGGTGGCACTGGTCTTGGACTATGCATCGTACGGACCTTG GTTAACAAGATGGGTGGAGAAATCAAGGTTGTAAAGAAGGATGGTCCAGGAACTCTAATGCGACTATACTTGCTTCTCAGTGCACCTGTAGATGGCATAGAACAATATCAAGTAGATTTTTCGAAGCATAGTTTAGTA GCGCTGCTTGCACTACGCGGCGGCATGGGTAGATTGATTATGTCTCAATGGTTACATAAAATTGGAGTGTTCACCATTGAAGCATCGGAATGGAATGAACTGACACAGATTCTTCGGGAACTCTTCAGTGCTAGAATTTCAGTTCGTAATAATGGTTTTGATGCACAGTGTTCACTGAGCGAACATTTGAAGACTAAATTACAGAACATACAAGAAATGAGGAACCCAGTATTCGTGATAGTTGTTGATATAGGGCTACTTGACTTGAGCACAGATATATGGAAGGAACAGCTTAACTTTCTTGACAATTTCTTTGGGAAAGCAAAGTTTGCTTGGATGCTTAATCATGATACAAGCAATGCCATAAAGATGGAGCTCCGCAGTAAAGGGCATATATTGATGGTGAATTTGCCACTTTACAAGTCAAAGATGATTCACATACTGGAAGCTGTCATAAAGGAGAGAAATGTTGAACTGcagaaaaagaatttgaatgGTCTGAGAACTACCAAAGAAGGTGATCTGCATGAATGTCTTGAGATTGATGCCACCCACTTTGACATTGCCAGCTCTGATGATTCTGATACGTCTGAAATGGCAAGTTCTAATTCTGTGGGTGGAGGGGACAAACGAAGAGAGAGGACTAGAAAGCCTTGTTCTTCTGGATACCAGAAAATTAACAACTGCTTAGTTGAACTCACTTGCACACACTCAAAAGAAAACTATCTAACAGAAAGAGATCCATGTCATGTCAGGCCCAACTCCCATgatgttgaagatgaagaagcttCCCTTTCTGCAGAACCTCAAGGTGATAATGCTGAATGCCGGGAACGACATTTGGGTAGCAGCCGGCTTACACTGCAAGGTAATTTATATTCAAATAAAGCTGTGAATGAACAGAAATCTCTTGAAGGCCTACGCATACTGCTTGCAGAAGATACCCCAGTGCTTCAGAGAGTTGCAACCATAATGCTGGAAAAAATGGGGGCTACAGTTATTGCTGTGGGAGATGGACTTCAGGCAGTAGATGCTCTTAATTGCATGCTTAGTGCAGAAGATTGTGGAAGAGGATCTCTCTTTGAAGATAGAAACACAAGATCACAAGCAGAAATCAGGGATTCCCCTCCATATGACTTGATCCTAATGGATTGCCAA ATGCCAAAGATGGATGGTTATGAAGCAACAAAAGTAATCAGGAAATCAGAAGCAGGAACCGAGTTGCACATTCCCATTGTTGCGCTGACAGCCCATGCAATGTCATCGGATGAAGCCAAATGCTTGGAGGTGGGCATGGATGCTTATCTAACAAAACCAATTGACTACAAGCTGATGGTGTCCACCATTCTTTCACTCACTAAAACAACTGCCTAA